One genomic region from Apodemus sylvaticus chromosome 1, mApoSyl1.1, whole genome shotgun sequence encodes:
- the Wnt11 gene encoding protein Wnt-11 isoform X2, whose protein sequence is MPCQLPPSVTPSPGPAPLATCPAAPAALSQALRASLETKCKCHGVSGSCSIRTCWKGLQELRDVAADLKTRYLSATKVVHRPMGTRKHLVPKDLDIRPVKDSELVYLQSSPDFCMKNEKVGSHGTQDRQCNKTSNGSDSCDLMCCGRGYNPYTDRVVERCHCKYHWCCYVTCRRCERTVERYVCK, encoded by the exons ATGCCCTGTCAGCTGCCACCATCAGTCACACCATCGCCCGGGCCTGCACCTCTGGCGACCTGCCCGGCTGCTCCTGCGGCCCTGTCCCAG GCTCTACGCGCCTCCCTGGAAACGAAGTGTAAGTGCCATGGGGTGTCTGGCTCCTGCTCCATCCGCACCTGTTGGAAGGGGCTGCAAGAGCTCCGGGATGTGGCTGCTGACCTCAAGACCCGCTACCTGTCAGCCACGAAGGTGGTACACCGGCCTATGGGCACCCGCAAGCACTTAGTGCCCAAGGACCTGGATATCCGGCCTGTGAAGGACTCAGAACTAGTGTACCTACAGAGCTCCCCTGACTTCTGCATGAAGAATGAGAAGGTGGGGTCCCACGGGACCCAAGACAG GCAGTGCAACAAGACCTCCAATGGCAGTGACAGCTGCGACCTCATGTGCTGCGGGCGTGGTTACAACCCCTACACGGACAGAGTGGTGGAGCGATGCCACTGCAAGTACCACTGGTGCTGCTATGTCACCTGCCGCAGGTGTGAGCGCACTGTGGAGCGCTATGTCTGCAAGTGA
- the Wnt11 gene encoding protein Wnt-11 isoform X1 — MRARPQVCETLLFALALHTGVCYGIKWLALSKTPAALALNQTQHCKQLEGLVSAQVQLCRSNLELMRTIVHAARDAMKACRRAFADMRWNCSSIELAPNYLLDLERGTRESAFVYALSAATISHTIARACTSGDLPGCSCGPVPGEPPGPGNRWGGCADNLSYGLLMGAKFSDAPMKVKKTGSQANKLMRLHNSEVGRQALRASLETKCKCHGVSGSCSIRTCWKGLQELRDVAADLKTRYLSATKVVHRPMGTRKHLVPKDLDIRPVKDSELVYLQSSPDFCMKNEKVGSHGTQDRQCNKTSNGSDSCDLMCCGRGYNPYTDRVVERCHCKYHWCCYVTCRRCERTVERYVCK, encoded by the exons ATGAGGGCGCGGCCGCAGGTCTGCGAGACTCTGCTCTTCGCCCTGGCGCTCCACACCGGCGTGTGCTATGGCATCAAGTGGCT GGCACTGTCCAAGACTCCGGCGGCCCTGGCACTGAATCAGACGCAACACTGTAAACAGCTGGAGGGCCTGGTGTCTGCGCAGGTGCAGCTCTGCCGCAGCAACCTGGAGCTCATGCGCACCATCGTGCACGCCGCACGGGATGCCATGAAGGCCTGCCGCCGGGCCTTCGCTGACATGCGCTGGAACTGCTCCTCCATCGAGCTCGCCCCCAACTACCTGCTTGACCTAGAGAGAG GTACTCGGGAGTCAGCCTTCGTGTATGCCCTGTCAGCTGCCACCATCAGTCACACCATCGCCCGGGCCTGCACCTCTGGCGACCTGCCCGGCTGCTCCTGCGGCCCTGTCCCAGGTGAGCCACCCGGGCCCGGGAACCGCTGGGGAGGATGTGCAGACAACCTCAGCTACGGGCTCCTCATGGGGGCCAAGTTTTCCGATGCTCCTATGAAGGTGAAAAAAACAGGATCCCAAGCCAATAAACTGATGCGTCTACACAACAGTGAAGTGGGGAGACAG GCTCTACGCGCCTCCCTGGAAACGAAGTGTAAGTGCCATGGGGTGTCTGGCTCCTGCTCCATCCGCACCTGTTGGAAGGGGCTGCAAGAGCTCCGGGATGTGGCTGCTGACCTCAAGACCCGCTACCTGTCAGCCACGAAGGTGGTACACCGGCCTATGGGCACCCGCAAGCACTTAGTGCCCAAGGACCTGGATATCCGGCCTGTGAAGGACTCAGAACTAGTGTACCTACAGAGCTCCCCTGACTTCTGCATGAAGAATGAGAAGGTGGGGTCCCACGGGACCCAAGACAG GCAGTGCAACAAGACCTCCAATGGCAGTGACAGCTGCGACCTCATGTGCTGCGGGCGTGGTTACAACCCCTACACGGACAGAGTGGTGGAGCGATGCCACTGCAAGTACCACTGGTGCTGCTATGTCACCTGCCGCAGGTGTGAGCGCACTGTGGAGCGCTATGTCTGCAAGTGA